The Doryrhamphus excisus isolate RoL2022-K1 chromosome 1, RoL_Dexc_1.0, whole genome shotgun sequence genome includes a window with the following:
- the LOC131126185 gene encoding gap junction Cx32.2 protein-like: MSDWSYLSKLLNKVQAHSTVVGKIWMSVLFLFRIFVLGAAADNVWADEVSQFYCDSKEPGCQNSCYNSMFPMSYVHYWVLQITIVSTPTLVYLGHAVLVIHREKKRMEQERSKANGNVAIKAKYTDDRGKVKIQGILFYTYVTQLVFKIILEVAFTVGQFYVFGPLVIVSSFHCKKWPPCAHDIGSRCFISRPTEKTVFIFFMLVVTGISVLLNVVEIMYLLCNKRQNRKKQLAALPQVLTATACATESTWRVVDNPYGGYPLLPLPAHGKTDISGDDSHIHAE, from the coding sequence ATGAGTGACTGGTCGTACCTGTCCAAACTGCTGAACAAGGTCCAGGCTCATTCCACTGTGGTGGGGAAGATCTGGATGAGCGTCCTCTTCCTGTTCAGGATCTTCGTACTGGGAGCAGCTGCAGACAACGTTTGGGCAGATGAAGTATCTCAGTTTTACTGTGACTCCAAAGAGCCAGGATGTCAGAACTCCTGCTATAACTCCATGTTCCCTATGTCCTACGTGCATTACTGGGTTCTGCAAATCACCATTGTGTCGACGCCCACCTTGGTCTACCTTGGCCATGCCGTCCTCGTCATCCACAGAGAGAAGAAAAGGATGGAGCAGGAGCGGAGCAAAGCCAATGGAAATGTAGCGATCAAAGCTAAATACACAGATGACCGAGGGAAGGTGAAGATTCAAGGCATCCTGTTTTACACATACGTGACCCAGCTGGTGTTCAAGATCATCCTGGAGGTGGCCTTCACCGTTGGTCAATTCTACGTCTTCGGCCCTCTTGTCATTGTCTCCAGTTTCCATTGCAAAAAATGGCCACCCTGTGCTCACGACATCGGTTCCAGGTGTTTCATTTCTCGTCCCACCGAGAAGactgttttcattttcttcatgcTCGTAGTTACTGGTATTTCTGTACTCCTCAACGTTGTCGAGATTATGTACCTGCTGTGCAACAAAAGGCAGAACAGGAAGAAACAACTGGCGGCTTTGCCTCAAGTGCTAACTGCAACGGCGTGCGCCACTGAGTCCACATGGAGAGTCGTGGACAACCCGTACGGCGGATACCCGTTGTTGCCTCTACCTGCTCACGGTAAAACAGACATCAGCGGCGATGACAGTCATATCCACGCCGAATGA
- the nt5dc1 gene encoding 5'-nucleotidase domain-containing protein 1, with protein MSEYFRLSDCDVIGFDLDHTLCRYHLKETSKLIYESFARYLVEHKGYDKDLLNLTPATWDFCFKGLVVDLEDGNLVKLAEDGTVLRATHGTTELSTEEIIKHYGPAREWKHFNSLNTSFAKSAKYYMYDNYFDLPGALLCGRVVDMLHKRGNEVNSDFWKDMVAAIDHNYNTSAFREDAGTYFPSVKRDPGRYLQTCSDSVKTWLRSMKNAGKVLLLITSSHSDYCRLICEHILGKDFEELFNIIITNSLKPGFFSLKPHQRSFKNLVNNVEETEDLPSLEKPGWYSQGNWLHLHELLKTMTGKTEPKVVYFGDSMRSDMFPASSFAKWETVMIVEEMEGEGVPKSDAAKFNEAQVEPLEKKGKYEESMKSPSAVSNQWGSYFVDRTRGGGEDEESPKLTWCCHCIHKYSTMAIPSVEHIANLPLDYKFRRFWPDKPCTTGYFPRPPDSLLTICKSLS; from the exons ATGTCTGAATATTTCCGCTTGTCTGACTGCGACGTTATCGGCTTCGATTTAGACCATACGCTCTGCCGGTATCATCTGAAGGAGACCTCCAAG CTCATCTATGAGAGCTTTGCCAGGTATCTGGTGGAACATAAAGGTTATGATAAGGACCTGCTGAACCTAACACCTGCGACGTGGGATTTTTG TTTTAAGGGCCTGGTGGTGGACCTCGAGGATGGAAACTTAGTGAAGCTGGCTGAAGATGGAACCGTACTGAG AGCCACACATGGAACTACTGAGCTTAGCACGGAGGAGATCATCAAGCATTATGGTCCGGCAAGGGAGTGGAAGCATTTTAACAGCCTCAATACCTCTTTCGCTAAATCTG CCAAATACTACATGTATGACAACTACTTTGATCTACCCGGTGCGCTCCTCTGCGGAAGAGTTGTGGACATGTTGCACAAG CGGGGAAATGAAGTCAATTCAGACTTTTGGAAAGACATGGTTGCTGCCATCGACCACAATTACAACACATCTGCATTCAGAG aGGATGCAGGGACTTATTTTCCCAGTGTAAAGAGGGACCCTGGCCGGTACTTGCAGACCTGTTCTGATTCGGTCAAGACTTGGCTGCGGAGCATGAAGAACGCGGGAAAAGTCCTCCTCCTCATAACCAGCTCCCACAGCGACTACTGCAGGCTCATCTGTGAACACATCCTGGG GAAGGACTTTGAGGAGCTtttcaacatcatcatcacaaaTTCCCTCAAGCCTGGTTTCTTCTCCTTAAAACCACACCAGAGATCTTTCAAGAACCTAG TGAACAATGTGGAGGAAACGGAGGATCTACCATCATTGGAAAAACCCGGCTGGTACTCACAAGGCAACTGGCTTCACCTCCATGAACTGCTGAAGACCATGACAGGAAAAACCGAACCCAAG GTTGTGTACTTTGGAGATAGCATGAGGTCGGACATGTTCCCTGCCAGCAGTTTTGCCAAATGGGAAACGGTGATGATTGTGGAGGAAATGGAGGGGGAGGGTGTTCCCAAGAGTGACGCAGCAAAATTCAACGAGGCCCAGGTGGAACCGCTGGAGAAAAAAGGAAAGTATGAG GAAAGCATGAAGTCCCCCTCTGCCGTGTCCAACCAGTGGGGTTCCTACTTTGTCGACAGAACCAGAGGCGGTGGAGAGGATGAAGAAAGTCCCAAACTGACCTGGTGCTGCCACTGCATCCACAAGTACAGCACCATGGCCATCCCCAGTGTGGAGCACATAGCAA ATCTCCCTCTGGATTACAAGTTTCGTAGGTTTTGGCCTGATAAGCCGTGCACCACCGGATACTTCCCCAGGCCCCCGGATTCTTTGCTAACGATATGCAAAAGTTTGTCCTAA
- the LOC131126193 gene encoding gap junction Cx32.2 protein-like codes for MGEWSLLSEMLDKVQLHSTLLGKVWMSVLFIFRIFILAAGVDQIWGDEQANMDCNTNSPGCRNDAYDASFPISHTRFWVLQILIVSTPTLIYLGHVLLVIRKENKLRRRLEQKCELNGVMKSPKYSDERGKVHLKGVLLVSYMLQIFFKILLEVAFIVGQYWIYNFILMPDKITFQGGSCQTHTNCFISRPTEKSVFIVFMLAMAVLSVILNIAEIFQLMISKIREKRRRRSALILTK; via the coding sequence ATGGGGGAGTGGTCCCTCCTATCAGAGATGTTGGACAAGGTCCAGTTACATTCCACCCTTCTAGGCAAGGTGTGGATGAGTGTTCTGTTCATCTTCAGAATCTTCATCCTGGCAGCTGGCGTGGACCAGATATGGGGGGATGAACAAGCAAACATGGACTGCAACACCAACAGCCCAGGCTGCAGGAACGACGCCTATGACGCCTCCTTCCCCATCTCTCACACACGCTTCTGGGTTCTCCAGATTCTCATTGTCTCAACACCCACTCTGATCTACTTGGGGCACGTCCTGCTGGTCATTCGCAAGGAGAACAAGCTCAGGAGACGTTTGGAGCAAAAGTGCGAGCTAAATGGAGTGATGAAATCGCCCAAATACTCTGATGAACGTGGAAAGGTGCACCTGAAAGGTGTCCTGCTGGTCAGCTACATGCTGCAGATCTTCTTCAAGATCCTGCTGGAGGTGGCCTTCATTGTGGGCCAGTACTGGATCTACAACTTCATACTCATGCCGGATAAAATCACCTTCCAAGGTGGTAGCTGTCAAACACACACTAACTGTTTCATCAGTCGTCCCACGGAAAAAAGcgtatttattgtctttatgttGGCGATGGCCGTCCTCTCTGTCATCCTCAACATCGCTGAGATCTTCCAGCTGATGATATCCAAGATAcgagagaagaggagaaggaggtcTGCTCTAATTCTTACCAAGTAG